In the Oryza glaberrima chromosome 6, OglaRS2, whole genome shotgun sequence genome, one interval contains:
- the LOC127777350 gene encoding protein MIZU-KUSSEI 1-like, with amino-acid sequence MSVMETRPLSPRASPLPSSAKSPAGGGGGGGLQWLFGKRGRRNRARQPLAAQLGPGDDDGEEVEDEEDFFFVSTPYLSTPSWSAAGASPRKRGDHQAALARLRAAVLSVLARARRGGRRAGGGSSASARVLTGTVFGRLRGRVHLALQTDPRAAPAMMLELAGYSTGALVREMASGLVRLALECEKAAPPTNPGEKRRRAALMEETTWRAYCNGRKCGYAVRRECGAEEWRVLRAVEPVTVGAGVLPDGGGVAGGEGDMMYMRARFERVVGSRDSEAFYMVSPDGNAGPELSIYLLRV; translated from the exons ATGAGCGTCATGGAAACAAGgcccctctccccgcgcgcctcgccgctcccctcctccgccaagagccccgccggcggcggcggcggcggtggcctccaGTGGCTGTTCGGGAAGCGCGGCAGGAGGAACAGGGCGCGGCAGCCGCTGGCGGCGCAGCTGGGacccggcgacgacgacggcgaggaggtggaggacgaggaggactTCTTCTTCGTGTCCACGCCCTACCTGTCCACGCCGTCGTGGTCCGCCGCCGGGGCGTCgccgaggaagagaggggatcatcaggcggcgctggcgcggcTGCGGGCGGCGGTGCTGTCCGtgctggcgcgcgcgcggcgcggcggccgacgcgcGGGGGGcgggtcgtcggcgtcggcgcgggtgCTCACCGGCACCGTCTTCGGCCGGCTCCGCGGCCGCGTGCACCTCGCGCTGCAGACCgacccgcgcgccgcgccggcgatgaTGCTCGAACTCGCCGGCTACTCCACCGGCGCGCTCGTCAGGGAGATGGCCTCCGGCCTCGTCCGCCTCGCCCTCGAGTGCGagaaggcggcgccgccgaccaaCCCAG gcgagaagcggcggcgggcggcgctgaTGGAGGAGACGACGTGGCGGGCGTACTGCAACGGGCGCAAGTGCGGGTACGCGGTGCGCCGCGAGTGCGGCGCCGAGGAGTGGCGCGTGCTGCGCGCCGTCGAGCCGGTcaccgtcggcgccggcgtgctccccgacggtggcggcgttgccggcggcgagggggacaTGATGTACATGAGAGCGAGGTTCGAGAGGGTGGTGGGGTCGAGGGACTCGGAGGCGTTCTACATGGTCAGCCCCGACGGCAACGCCGGCCCGGAGCTCAGCATCTACCTCCTCAGAGTTTGA